The DNA sequence CTATGTTTTTAGATACGATTATTAAACCTTCAAAATTGAATTGAAGGTTAAAAGCACGCAGGGCGCGGTTAGGTACCAATTCGACAACAACACAACGCAGCCTAACAACCCGCAACAGGTTGCGCTGCTAAAAATACGTTTTGAGCGGTAATCATGAGAAGCGACAGCCATCTCTCAAAAGACTGTTGAAAAAAAGGATGGTTTTTGCGACTCTCAATGGCGAATGAACAGATATTTCTGCTCTTGCCTATATATGCTGTTAATGCAATTTTTGCAGATGTCTGTGGCAGGGGGATGGTGCAATGAATTTAAATTTCGCAGTTGTTGATGTTGAGACTGCCAACGAGAATTTTTCTTCTATATGTTCTATTGGGGTGGCCAAGTTTAGAGCAGGAAAATTGGTTGATGAGCATTATACGCTCGTGAATCCAGAGACTTATTTCTCAAACACTTACATTCATGGCATTGACATCTCGCATGTCGAAGACGCGCCAAAATTGGCCGAAGGTTTGACTATGCTTAGCGCTTGGCTATCAGACGATTACGCACGAACAGTCTGCCACATGCCATTTGATAAGACGGCCACTACGAGAGCGGCAGATAAAGTCAGTATGAATTGGGATCATATAAATTGGCATGACAGCGCGAGAGCGGTAAAGCTTGCTTGGCCAGAGTATAGACAAAGTGGGTATGGTCTCAAAAAAATTGCCAAAGTTCTGGGTATAGAATTTGAGCATCATAATGCGCTTGCCGATGCAAAGGCCGCTGGTGAAGTGTTGCTAGCGGCCGCGAAGATAATAGATGAAAGCAAGGCCAGCCTTTGGGAGCAAATATCGCAGGACAAAGCCACGCGCGCGCGCCTGAATTACCTAAAAAATGTGACTGATAAACCGATTGCAAATCCAGAGGGTGAGTTCTTCGGACAGGGCGTTTGCTTTACTGGCACTCTACCAAATATGACGCGAAAAGAAGCCTCTGCCTTCGCCGCTGCGTTCGGTTTTGATATTCAAGGGTCGGTCAACTCGAAATGTAATATTTTGGTAATTGGTGCAATAGATGAGAGCAAACTTTCTGAAGGAGCAACCAAAACAGGCAAATGGGCAAAGGCAGAAGCGCGAATAGAAAAAGGCGAAGAATTGCGGATAATGAGCCCTAAAGACTTTGAAGCGTTATTTGCCTAGCCAAAATGACGGCTGCCCCACCCGCTACATGTATTCAAAATTTGCTCCAACACTAAGTCGCATAATCGGATTACTGGAACTTGTCGCAAAACCCGTCGATTTTGCAAGCTTTATATGGGCAAGTGATTTCATAGGCTTGGCTATCGCAAAACCTTGTCGCAAATGTCTTTAACATATCTGTTTAGAGACCAAGCTGCCATTCGCTGTAATCATCGTCTAGGTCAGCAATGGGCCGGAAGTGCCAATCATGACCTGGCAACTTCGGGCGGA is a window from the Hoeflea sp. IMCC20628 genome containing:
- a CDS encoding exonuclease domain-containing protein, giving the protein MNLNFAVVDVETANENFSSICSIGVAKFRAGKLVDEHYTLVNPETYFSNTYIHGIDISHVEDAPKLAEGLTMLSAWLSDDYARTVCHMPFDKTATTRAADKVSMNWDHINWHDSARAVKLAWPEYRQSGYGLKKIAKVLGIEFEHHNALADAKAAGEVLLAAAKIIDESKASLWEQISQDKATRARLNYLKNVTDKPIANPEGEFFGQGVCFTGTLPNMTRKEASAFAAAFGFDIQGSVNSKCNILVIGAIDESKLSEGATKTGKWAKAEARIEKGEELRIMSPKDFEALFA